TCTGCTCCTCGATCGAGGAGACGAAGTGGGAGTCGGCCACCGTCACGACGCTCGATCAGCGCATCCCGGCCTACATCGAGCGCATCGCCCAGCGCGATCCGTTCAGCGGCCGCGTGGTCACCGGCGGCATTGTCACCGCCGAGGACTCCTCCTGGCTGCTGAGCTGGACGGTCAACCGCCAGCCGCACTTCAAGAAGCAGCCAAAGGACCAGATCGTCGTCTGGGTCTACGGCCTGTTCGTCGACGTCGACGGCGACTACGTGAAGAAGCCCCTGTCGCAGTGCACCGGTGAGGAGATCACCCAGGAGTGGCTCTACCACCTGGGAGTGCCCGTGGAGGAGATCCCTGAGCTCGCTGCGACGGGCGCGCGGTGCGTGCCGGTGATGATGCCCTACGTGACGAGCTTCTTCATGCCCCGTCACGCCGGGGATCGGCCCCGGGTCGTCCCGGAGGGCGCCGAGAACTTCGCGTTCCTCGGGCAGTTCGCGGAGACCGGCCGCGACACGATCTTCACCACCGAGTACTCCGTGCGCACCGGCATGGAGGCCGTCTACGAGCTCCTCGACGTGGAGCGCGGCGTGCCGGAGACCTGGGGCTCGACGTACGACGTGCGCGACCTCCTCGAGGCCTCGGCGCGCATGCGCGACGGCAAGAAGGTGGAGATCCCCGGACCGGCCGCGCTGCGCGGCTACCTGCGCGACAGGTTCGAGCACGGAGAGATCGGCCAGCTCCTCGAGGAGCACGGCCTCATCTGAGCCCCGCCCACCGCGGGTGCGCCTCGGGCCCGGTCCCGAGGCGCGCCTAGGCTGGTCCCATGTCGCCCACCGCTCCCCTCGGCTCCGAATCCCGCCTGCCCGCCGCCTGGCGGCCCTGGCGCCGGCCCTCGCCGCTGGCCGAGCACGGGATCGGGATCGCCTACCTCGTGGGACGGACCACGGCGCGCGCCGCCCAGCTGACCCGCGCGGAGCTGCGCGCGGGCGGGCGGCGCCTGATCCGGCGCGCCGCGGTGCTGCGGCCCTGCGCCGTCGCGGTGGTGGGCATCACCGCATTCCGTCAGGCCTTCGACCGTCCCGGTGCGGTGCTCGGGGTGCAGCCGGTGGCCGATGAGTCCGGGGCGCCGTGGGTGCCGGGGTGGCCGGACGGGGTGGCCCTGTGGGCGCTGCCCAACCCCAGCGGGCTCAACGTCCATGAGACCGCCGCGACGCTGGCGCAGAAGTGGCGGGAGGTGTGGGCGGCCACCGGCGCCCCGCCCGCCTCCCTAAGGGGCTGAGCCGTCGCGCTCAGGCCGGCGGAGCCTCGGGCTCGGGGACCTGCTCGGCGCGCGCCGCTGTGCCGAGCGCCCGGCCCAGGCCCTGCGGATCCTAGCAGCCGGCCAGTCTGCGGTCGAGCAGGGCCGCTCGCTGCTGGAGCTCGCACTGCCCGGCGAGCGTGTCGAAGAGCGCCCGCAGCCGCCGCTGGATCTGGACGCTGCCGGTGCCGTACTGGCGGATCTCGTCGGTGGCCGCGGCGACGTAGTCGGCCCAGCTGCGCTTCCAGTCGCGCAGCACCGACGCGTCGGGGTGGGCGGCCAGGAGCGCCTCGCGCTTGGCGACGTCCGGGGCGAGTTCGGCGAGGACGTCCTCGATCTCGTCGAGCGCCTGGACGGCGCGGTTGGGATCGTTGCCAACGGGCGAGAGCGCTTTGAACGCGATGTCGACCATGGCGCGGATCGCGCCGAGGGGCCGGCTGGCGCGCCAGAGCACGTCGCCGAAGTGCCAGCTGGCGGGCGAGAGCGCGTCGCCGAACGCCAGCGCCGATTCGAACGCGCGGCACTGGGCCCGGCCCACCGGCGCCGAGGTCCGGAAGAGGATCCCGCCGCTCGGCACGGGGGTGCCCAGGCTGGGCACGAGCTCGATGCGCATGCCCCACGCCTCCTCGCAGTCGAGCAGGCGCGGGATGCTGACGGCGAGCACGACGTCCCCCGCGGGGCGCGGCGGCGCCGGCGCACGGGGCGGCCGCCGGCGGCGGTGCCGGTGGCGAGCTTCGCGGCGCGGGTGTGGAAGCGTAGCGGGTGGAATCGCGGCCCTCGGCGGCGAGGTGGCGCAGCAGCGCGCCGGGGTTGAGCAGCCGGCACACGCGCACGGCGACCGCGATGAACATGACGCCGCAGCCCACGGTGATGGCCACCGACACGACGGTCGAGGCCCAGAGGCGGTAGGCGTCCCCGCCCACCGCGATCGAGAGCGCGATGAGGAGCGCATAGGCGTACGTGCCCACGAAGCAGCCCAGCCCCCACTGGATGACGCGATCGGCCTGGAAGACAGGCGAGATGCGCACGGACAGGGCGGTGACGCTCAGGCTCATGGCGGCCGTCAGCCCGCTGAAGACGAGGTCGGCCAAGGTAACCATGGCGCAGGAGATGATTCCCAGCAGCGAGCCCACGGCTCCCGCGTCGAGCTGCGGGAGTGCAGCGGCGGCGCGAGCGCGCGGTCGAGGGCAGGCAGCACGACGCCGAGGGCGAGGGCGAGCAGGAAAAGGCGCAGGGGGATGCCCCACATCGTGGGCACGCGGACGTGGCGGCACATGGCCGCCCATTCGCGGCGCGGTCTCCCGGCGGGCCGGGCCCGCCTCGGAATCGCCGTCCCTCAGCGCTGCACCCACACGGGCCTCCTCGCGACCGGGCCGCCCGGCGGCGCGCCCGCCGCACCCGTGGCGCGGCAGGTCGAGCCTACCGAGCGCTGCGGGACTCAGCCCTGCGGGTCGTCGTAGAAGCCGCCGCCCGCGCCGGCGCCCATGCGGCCGCGGTCGATGTAGTGCTCCTTGAGCCAGGCGGCGAGGCGCTGGCTGTGCTCATCGCCGCTCGACAGGATGTTGTAGGCGGTGCCGAGCCCCACGACGTCGTAGATCTGGAACGGTCCCATGGGCGCGCCCGTGGCGATCCGCCAGACGTTGTCGACGTCCTCTGGCTGTGCGTAGCCGCCCGCCGCCAGGTCGAGGGCCGCATTGAGGAAGGGCACGAGCAGCGAGTTGAGCACGTAGCCGGGGCGCTCTTTGAGCACGGGGATGGGCACCATGCCGATGGCGCGGGCGAACTCCACAACAATGTCGAAGACCGCGGGGCTCGTCTTCGCCGTGCCCATGACCTCGGCGGTGTTGAACTTCCAGATTTGGTTGGCGAAGTGCAGGGCGAGGAAGCGGTCGGGCCGCCCCGTGAAGTCCTTCATGTCGCTGGGCAGCAGGGTCGAGGAGTTCGTCGCGAAGATCGTGTGCTCGGGGGCGAGCGCCGCGAGCTTCTCGTAGGTCTCGCTCTTGATGTCGAGGCGCTCCGGGACGGCCTCGATGATGAGATCGGCATTCCCCGCGGCCTGCGCGAGGTCCGTCGTCGTCGCCAGGCGCTCGAGCGCTGCCTGCGTGCTGGCCTCGGTGGCGCCCTCGACCTCGACCCGGTAGGCGGTGACGAGCGCGTCCAGGCGCTTGCGGCCGGCGCTCAGGGCCTCGTCGCCGATGTCGTAGACGGCGACGTCGAAGCCGGAGTAGGCGGCCTGGTAGGCGATCTGGGCGCCGAGCACTCCGGCGCCCAGCACGGTGACGCGGGCGATGTCGCTCATGGTGTTCCTCCTCGATGGGCCGCCGGGGCGGCAGCCGCGCAACCTGCGCGCCTATTTTTGAGCTTACTCATTTTTCCGCGCTCGGCAAGGGCGCGGCCCGGCGCCCGCTCCCCTCGCGTCCGGGGCTACCTCCGCAGCGCGCGGCGCACGAGCGCGGCGGCGAACCGCGCCCGGTCGGCGGGGGCAACCAGCCCGGCCAGCGCCTCGGGCTCGGCTGGCAGCCCCGCCCGGCGCGCGCCCTCGAGCACCTTGGCATCGAAGACCGGCGGGAGGGACCAGATCCCCTGGACCTCGCGCAGGAAGATCTGCGCCCCGGCGGGCCCGATGCCGGGAAAGGCGCGCAGCAGGCGGCTCAGGGCCGCGGGCTCTGCGTGCCCCGCTGCACGCAGCCGGCGCAGGTCACCGCCGTAGTCCGCGAGCAGGTGCTCGGACATGCGGCCCAGGCGGGTCGCAGTGCTCTCGTCGTAGCGGCGGTAGCCGGCGCGGCCCAGCGCGGCGACGCGCTGGCGGTGCGTCGAGGCGCGCATGTGCGCCGGGGGTGGTGAGGCCGGCGTCCCACAGCTCACGCGCGGCGGCCACCGCGATGTCCGCCCCATCGTGGTCCCTTCACAGTGGAGCAGGTCCATCGGAATCTTAGCTATGGCCACCGACAACGAGAGACGTGTTCGGGGCGCAGAAGGCATCTATGGACCTATCGCCAGACGTTGGATCGGAAAACGAACGCATCGACGAACGCCTGTCGGAGATCGAGACGCAGTCGAGCGAGCAGGCGGAGTCGATCGCGGTAGCACTCGACGAGCACAAAGCCGCCCTCCCGGAGCAGCAGACGCAGTTCGCGGAGCTCGTCGACAAGAAGACCTCCGAACTGCAGGACGAGCTCGCGCCCCTGCGCGAGGCCGCCAGCGAAGCGGACTCGATCATCGAGCAGCAAAAGACACGCCTCGACACCGCACTGTCGTCGCACCAGGAGAAGTTCTCGTCAGGGCAAGACGATCGCACTGAGAAGTGGACCAGCCTCCTTGCGGACAACGAGTCAAAGCTCCAAGAACACCTGACTGCGATGCGCGAGCACGAGGAGCAGTCGCGGAAAGTCCAGTCGGCAGTGGGCGTCAACGCGACGGCCACCGACTACGGCGCATACGCGAACGCACAGAAGGAGGCCGCCACACGATGGCGCATCGGTGCGGTCATCGCGCTGTCGATCGCAGCCGTCGCGTTCCTCGTCGTGGCCGGCGCGCCGCTGTTCGGCTTCGGCGGGAACTCGGAGTGGTGGGAGGTCGTCCTGCAGAAACTCGGCGCGCCTGTCGGCGCTGCCGCGGTCGGCTACGTCCTCATCAGGGAGTCGGGGCAGCACCGCAAGGAGGAGCGCTCGGCGCGTCAGGTGCAGCTCACCCTCACAGTGCTCGAGCCGTTCATCGCCAACCTGCCGGAGAAGCAGAAAGAACGCATCCGCGTCGAGACCGTTCGGCGGATCTTCGCAGAGCAGCGGGACGGATCTCCGGTAGCCGGCGGCGTTGCCCGGGAAGACGAAGCAAAGGCGAAAGAGTAGGCCGACTCGTAACAACGTCTGTCGCGAAACCCTTGCCAACGTCGGGCGGCGTGAACAAGCGTGCAACTTGCAGGAAATTGCGCCTAGACTGCCCAGGCCGAAACGGATCTAAGGGCAAGACGATCTATGAGCGCCGACTGTTAGCAGAACGAATGTAGATCCGGTGAGCTCAGCCCTCCCGCCGGTTATCGAGAGGCAAGTCTTACCGAGCATGACCGTCGATGCCAACCGCCTTCGTCTCGCGCCTGGTGAGTTTCGCGCGCCGTTCTGCCCGCGTCAGCGCGTCTCGTAGCTCTCCCACGCTTTCGATCGGCAAGTCCCATCGATCCTGGTCGAGGATTCGCCCAATACGTTCATCGAACCTGCGAACCGCGCCGAGGGCAGCCTTCGCCTCGAAAGTTGCTTGAAAATGGCGGCTGAAGAAGTCTTCAAACGACCTTTTCTGAATGGGCGCCATGTCTGTTGGCGAGATTCCTGGGTACGCCAACCCCATTGGGCCAGTGCGGGTGGCGACCCACCGCTCCAACGCCACACGAGCTTCGCGTAACAGCCGCCGGCCCTCACGCCGTTCTGCAACAGAACCACCGACAACCTGCGTCAGGTATCCACCGAGCAGCGCACCGACAAGAGCGAGCGCAGGAACAGTAAAGTCCAGAAGATCCGTATCGTCATCCCAGAGTCGTGACTGATTCTCATCTAGAGTTACGCACACGCTTCGTTTGCGACGTGAACGTCCCAGAATCGAATCGCACCGTTCCGTCCAAGGATCGAGGCGATACGGAAGGGGTTAGCAAGAACGGTGATGCGGCTTTGACCACATTACGCTACTCATACATTGAACCTAAATTCAACCACGTTCCGTAGCCGAATAACCTTTGGGGCCGCACCGTCAGTCAGCGGCAATGTGCCCACGCGACGCCTCAGCGAGTGGCGGCAGATGAGTCTCGACGACATCGCGGACCACGTCGATGTCATCGCGCCCGAACAGCGCGCGAGTCTGCTCGAGCAGACCGGACGCACGCATCAGGAGATTCCCCTCGGCGGGATCCATCTCGACGAGGATGTCGATGCCCGATCAGGCAGACGCGGTGCCCCGTGCAACGGACCCGAACAGCCTCGGGTTGGTCGCGCCGTACCGGTACAGAGCACCTGGAACTCGTCACGACGCGCAGCGAGGAGCTCGCGCAGGGCGAGCTTCTCGGGTGCCATGACGGTCTCAGACATGCTTCCGGGGTACTGGGCCTGGCAGCACGTCGACATGGCGCTCTAGGTGTAGTTGGTCATGACGTTCCGGCACGGCGCACCATCAGCGCCCACTGGCGTGCGTCCCGTTGATTCGCTCGCGGGCCAGCCAGCGACTGAGCACGTCGATCCACATATCGAAGGCGTCGAGGTGCGCGTCATGGCCCCCGCCATCGAGATCGATCCTGTCTGTATGGGACCTGCGCCGGATCAATGCGTCCCGATCGTCGTTGCTGAACATCCCATGCTTCGCGAACACCGCGAGCGTCGGGACCGCCAGAGCCTCCCACTCGTCCCAGCGAGGCTCGTGCACCGCCTCGATCACGCGCTGCATGACGGCGGCGTCGAAGCGCGGTACGAGGCCATGCTCCGTCAGTTCGAAGTCTGCCACCCAGGCGTCAACGATGGCGTCCCCGCCGAGGAACTCTCTCGCCGCGGCCTCGTCCTCGAACGGCACTGGCCACGACGCGAAATACCTGCCGAGCTGTGCGGCCTCGCCCGGATCATCGCTGCCCTTCACATGCCCTTCCAGCATCACGTGCCCTTTGACCAGGTCTGGTCGCGCCACCGCGACGAGGAACGCGGTATGGGCTCCCATCGACTGCCCGACGAGCACCGCGCGCTGCCCAGGGACGAGCTCCTCGAGCACTGCGACGACGTCTCCGACGAAGGTATCGCGCGACACGTCATTGGGAAGCCGTGTGCTCGCACCGTGCCCCCGCTGGTCCACGAGTAGCACCCGATATCCCGGTAACGCTTGCGCCGTGGGCAGCAGCTCGCACGAGCTCCCCGCGAGACCGTGCAGCAGT
This Brevibacterium ihuae DNA region includes the following protein-coding sequences:
- a CDS encoding uracil-DNA glycosylase family protein, with amino-acid sequence MSPTAPLGSESRLPAAWRPWRRPSPLAEHGIGIAYLVGRTTARAAQLTRAELRAGGRRLIRRAAVLRPCAVAVVGITAFRQAFDRPGAVLGVQPVADESGAPWVPGWPDGVALWALPNPSGLNVHETAATLAQKWREVWAATGAPPASLRG
- a CDS encoding DUF2254 family protein, with amino-acid sequence MPPATLPHPRREARHRHRRRRPPRAPAPPRPAGDVVLAVSIPRLLDCEEAWGMRIELVPSLGTPVPSGGILFRTSAPVGRAQCRAFESALAFGDALSPASWHFGDVLWRASRPLGAIRAMVDIAFKALSPVGNDPNRAVQALDEIEDVLAELAPDVAKREALLAAHPDASVLRDWKRSWADYVAAATDEIRQYGTGSVQIQRRLRALFDTLAGQCELQQRAALLDRRLAGC
- a CDS encoding 3-hydroxyacyl-CoA dehydrogenase — protein: MSDIARVTVLGAGVLGAQIAYQAAYSGFDVAVYDIGDEALSAGRKRLDALVTAYRVEVEGATEASTQAALERLATTTDLAQAAGNADLIIEAVPERLDIKSETYEKLAALAPEHTIFATNSSTLLPSDMKDFTGRPDRFLALHFANQIWKFNTAEVMGTAKTSPAVFDIVVEFARAIGMVPIPVLKERPGYVLNSLLVPFLNAALDLAAGGYAQPEDVDNVWRIATGAPMGPFQIYDVVGLGTAYNILSSGDEHSQRLAAWLKEHYIDRGRMGAGAGGGFYDDPQG
- a CDS encoding alpha/beta fold hydrolase; translated protein: MTNRMVLRPDGVSIAVTDLGGDGPVVVLLHGLAGSSCELLPTAQALPGYRVLLVDQRGHGASTRLPNDVSRDTFVGDVVAVLEELVPGQRAVLVGQSMGAHTAFLVAVARPDLVKGHVMLEGHVKGSDDPGEAAQLGRYFASWPVPFEDEAAAREFLGGDAIVDAWVADFELTEHGLVPRFDAAVMQRVIEAVHEPRWDEWEALAVPTLAVFAKHGMFSNDDRDALIRRRSHTDRIDLDGGGHDAHLDAFDMWIDVLSRWLARERINGTHASGR